The following is a genomic window from Episyrphus balteatus chromosome 1, idEpiBalt1.1, whole genome shotgun sequence.
caaaaatgaatttagcAAGTAGATTTAAGCAAAGAAAATTAAGTATAGATGCTACTATTCGAAAATGAATTtagcaattaaaattttttaaacaagtaCAGATGCGCGCAGCACAGTCAGATTAAAAATGTACTAGTGCTATATTTCAAAACGAATTCAGTAAgacaaaattgaagaaaatgtaCAGATACGTGCAGTACAGTTAGAAAAACACTTAAATCCATTTAAAAATGGGGAGAAAGAATACAACCAAACAGATTCAAGGTTGAAGACATTTACAAATATGTATGATAGCCGATCGTTAAGATCGTTAAGGTAGTCAGGCACGGGGGAAGAATTTAAAGCCCAAATCTACTCATTAGAAGCTCATACGCCGCGTCGGTACTGTTGTACGGGCGTGCATGGACGATTTGTACTGGCCATATAAGAAGTTCATGCTCGTTCGTATTTACAGTCAGATGTCCTCAACCTCTCTCCAATTGATAACAAGAATGCACGGTTTTAGTTGTCATGTCTCAAAACCTCAGTATTTCAGTATAGTAGTACAGGATCTTGGTAGTACAGAAAGTCCTAGTAACAGGTTGCTTGTTCGGGCCACTTAACGTggattgtttataaaaaacgtAGGGGAAGACATGACATGGGATATGCATACATATTATCTACAAATCTACAAACACAAATGAGAATTTTTagtaatttctttttctttttacctCGAAATTGTATAGAAATGGCGACGAACAGGGCACGCTCTTCGGCGAATGCCATCAAAAGCGCCAAGCTTTTTGTACAGACGGAGGAATTCCAGTCGCTGACGCTATACCAAGCAAAGCTAAGACTGGCAACCTTGGAGGGTGACTGGGCAAAGTACCAGAATCTGGCCGACGACTCTTTGGACGTAGTCAGCAAGAAAGATCTACCCAAGATTTTGGGCGAAATCGAGGCAGTTCGCAACGACTACTTCACTGCCGGGGCTGCCCTCCAACAAAAAGTACAGGAGTCGATACCATCATCGTCAGTACAGGGGTCAACGTTGTCGGAAGGCGACAACAGACAAATCCAAGTAGAAGTCAATATGCCTTTCCAACAGCACGACTTAAACAACACGTGGGGGAGCTTCGATGGGGCTTACACCAAGTGGATAGGTTTCCACGACAGGTTCAAGGCCGCCATCCACGACAATCCGAAAGTATCTCCAGCATTCAAGTTCCAGTATCTAAAGAACTCACTTGTTGGTCGTGCTGCCCGAGCACTTGGCGAGTGGCAATTGTCTGAGGAAAATTATAACGAAGCCTGGGACCGCCTAAATCAGGTGTACAACAAGAGGTACCTCATAGGCCGCGAGCATCTAAGGCAAATCATCTCGCTTCCCGAAATCAGAGGCCGTCCAAGTGCCAATACGCTCCAAAGAATGGCTGACGCGACACACGAAGCTTTGAGGCAACTAAAAGCACTTGACTTGCCAGTTGAACACTGGGACTTCTTTATAGTCCATTTGCTATGCGAAAAGTTTGACCAGGAGACAGCCAGGCAATGGGAGCTGCAGCGGGAATCAGAGCAGCCAAAATTGTCAACACTATTAGCGTTCATAGATAAACAGGCAGCTGCACTGTGCAGTGTGACAGTGGAACAGCAAGCACGAAATGCCAGCACAAGTTATAAAGAAGAAAGGCAAAGGACAGCTAAAGTACAAGACACAAAACCCGCTGTAAGCGGCAGACCCCAGCCACTAAGGAAAGCCTGCGAGGTGTGTGGCTCCTGGCACCCGATCTGGGAGTGCCCAGAATTCGCATCATTATCATTCAGAGGCAAAGGAGACTTCATAGAAAGGCGAGCGCTGTGCCCGAATTGCCTAAAACATGGGCATAAGGAAAATAATTGTTTCATGCGAGGCTGCGCAAGATGTCCAGGGGCACCCAAGCATAACATATTTTTATGCCCAATGAAAGAAGTCCTAAAACCAATGCTTCCATTGATACGCAATGAAGAGGAGAAAGCAGGAACCAGAGGTGCAATGCGCAAAAGGGGGGTCTACAAGGCGAAGAACGAATGACGCCAGAATAAAGGTCTTGGATGCGCTAAaagatacaaacatacaaacaatcGTATAGGCAACAGAAGGAATAATCGTACAGACAACATCAAAAACAAGAATCGTACAGATAACATCAAAATTAATAATCGTACAGAcaatatcaaaattaataatCGTACAGGCAACAACATTCGTACAGTCAACATTAAAGACGAGGATCGTATAGACAACATGAGAAAcaacaatcaaacaaaaagaataaaatatgaaGATGAAAAGTTCGGTACAGATAAAGCATCAAATAAAAGATGCAGCAAAGAAAATGTAGAATGTAAggtattttcaaagaaatttcgCTCAATAAATGATGAAAATTATGTGCATGTTGTTCACAATTTAGAAATTAAGACAGATTTTATTCCCACAGCAATGGTAAGAATCGAAGCCGATGGATTTATTTATGGTCCATATAGGGCAATGTTAGACACAGGGGCTCACATCAACCTGATGGTTGACAGGTTGAGAAGAGATTTAAAGGTACAAACGAAACAGGCGTCAGGAAAGCTAGTAGGTATTAACGGTAGTCCATTTACAATAACACGACAAGCCATGGTCAAGATATTACCGTGGTACAGTACAGACTCTTTCAAAAGCCACGAAAGCGAATCATTTTGGTTTCTTCCAGAAGAAAGTCAATGGAATCCCATTCTACCTACACGTACGACAGAGGCTGTTGAAGTAGGCAACATAGACCCACATAAATATGCAGATCCAGAATATTATAAGTCAAGGCAAATAGAGATTTTGTTGGGAGTAGATTTTTTCGCAAAATCCATAAAATcagtatttaagaaaaatgaagatgGTACAGTTTTATTAGAGACGACGCTAGGTTTAGTAGTACTAGGCTCAAATCTGTTCAGGTACAATGATCAAGTAAATGTTTGTTCAACTGTAGAATATTCAGAAAGCGACCAGTTAGATAATCTTCTAAAGAGACTCTGGGAAATGGATGAAATCAAGTCATGTTCTCAGAgaacagaagaagaagaattggTAGAACAACACTTCCAACAAAACCACTATCGTGACAAAGATGGTGTATTTGTGGTAAAGATGCCACTCAAAGAAGAGTTTAAAGATATAGGCAGCTCACGAGAGACAGCTTTGCGTAGGTTCACATATCTAGAAAGAAGATTAGAGAAAAATGAGCAGATGAAAAATGCTTACGTCCAGAAAATGAGAGAAAGTATCCAACTAGGTCATGTACAGGTAGCTAATAGAAGCCCTAGAGCTAGCAATATAGTCTATTATATACCACATCATTGTATAGAAAAGAAATTCCGTATAGTATATGATGCAAGCTGTCGCACGAATAAAGGTATATCATTGAATGAAATACAAATGTTAGGTGAGAAACTGCAAAGGGACTTGCATGAGATAATCATGCGCTTCAGAAGACATCGTATAGCAATTTGCGCTGACATTAAGAAGATGTTCAATCAAGTCAGGCTTAACAAAGAACAATGGGATCTACAACGCATATTTTGGAGAGAAAACAGGTATGAACAACTCAAAGAATACTGGTTAACAGTCGTCACATTTGGTCTGACTTCGTCAGCACACCTGGCAGTGCGTTCAGTACTACAAGCAGCCAAAGAAGCTCAACACAACTACCCAGAAGCAGCCAACGCAATTAAGAATGACTTTTATATAGACGATTGTGCCACTGGTGAAACCGACGATAAGAAAGCCATTCAGTTAGCAAAGGAGATGTATGAAATATTAAAGGGAGCTGGTTTCGAATTATGTCAGTGGAAATCAAACTCCAAGAGATTCATGGAAGAACTTCACGCTGGCACAGTTGACCCCACCATGGTGTTTTCGGGGGAAGAGAAATCATCCATTTTAGGCCTTAAATGGCTAATTGTTTCAGATCAATTCACTTATGAGGTGAAAACACCACGTCTAGTAGGGACTCTCACCAAAAGAAAAGTAGTAAGCTGCGTAGCACAGCTCTATGACCCAAACGGCTATATTTCCCCAGTCACAGTAATAGGGAAAATAATCATTCAAGACATTTGGAGATTAGGTACAGGGTGGGACGAAAGAGTCTCGTCAGGTATAGAAGAAAGATGGAAAGAGTACTGGAATGGGATAATGGGCCTAGAGAATTTTCGTATAGACAGATGGTTAGGCACCACTGGTGCATCAGGTATACAACTTCATGGTTTTTCAGATGCCTCAAGTGCAGCCTACGGTGCAGTTATTTACGTTCGTACAGAAAACACAAATGGCACAGGTAAAGGGAGGTTACTCATATCAAAGACGCGTTTAGCCCCATTAAGGACCATCACGATTCCCAGGTTAGAGCTAGCAGCTGCAGAGTTGCTATCAAGGTTGTTAGTAGAAGTAAGAAATTCCATGGAATGGATAGATACGCCATGCTTTCTATGGTCAGACTCGTCAGTTGTACTGCACTGGATAAGGAAGCTTCCATGCGACCTAAAAACTTATGTTGCCAATCGTGTCTCGTCCATACAGTCGAACACACAGGCTAAATGCTGGCACTATGTCAATACAAAAGAAAACCCAGCTGATTTACTGAGTAGAGGTGTACAGACGTCTGCGTTAGCAGACAATAAACTATGGTTGGAAGGGCCCAAGTGGCTCCAACAACCACGTACAGATTGGCCTGAAACAGGTCTTGGTAAAGAATGGCCAGAGACAGGCCTAAGTACAGGTTGGCCGGATGGAGGCCTTAGTACAGATACATCAATAGAAGTAAAGAGAGAGTTTAAAGTTTGTATAGTAGTAAAATTGAAACCACAATTATGCATAGGTTTAAAGAAAAAGGGTTACAATGTTCCACTTTTTGAATATACAGATAAGTTAGAAAGGTTAGTCAACATAGTTAGCTATATGATTCGTTTCATAGATAATTGGTCCAAAAAGCCAACCTTTAAAATTAGAGTACAGAGACGCAAAAGCAAAGTACAGGTGCCAACCTTGGCAGAAAGAGCAAGAGCAATGGCATATCTCTTGCGCAAGTCACA
Proteins encoded in this region:
- the LOC129910887 gene encoding uncharacterized protein LOC129910887; protein product: MRNNNQTKRIKYEDEKFGTDKASNKRCSKENVECKVFSKKFRSINDENYVHVVHNLEIKTDFIPTAMVRIEADGFIYGPYRAMLDTGAHINLMVDRLRRDLKVQTKQASGKLVGINGSPFTITRQAMVKILPWYSTDSFKSHESESFWFLPEESQWNPILPTRTTEAVEVGNIDPHKYADPEYYKSRQIEILLGVDFFAKSIKSVFKKNEDGTVLLETTLGLVVLGSNLFRYNDQVNVCSTVEYSESDQLDNLLKRLWEMDEIKSCSQRTEEEELVEQHFQQNHYRDKDGVFVVKMPLKEEFKDIGSSRETALRRFTYLERRLEKNEQMKNAYVQKMRESIQLGHVQVANRSPRASNIVYYIPHHCIEKKFRIVYDASCRTNKGISLNEIQMLGEKLQRDLHEIIMRFRRHRIAICADIKKMFNQVRLNKEQWDLQRIFWRENRYEQLKEYWLTVVTFGLTSSAHLAVRSVLQAAKEAQHNYPEAANAIKNDFYIDDCATGETDDKKAIQLAKEMYEILKGAGFELCQWKSNSKRFMEELHAGTVDPTMVFSGEEKSSILGLKWLIVSDQFTYEVKTPRLVGTLTKRKVVSCVAQLYDPNGYISPVTVIGKIIIQDIWRLGTGWDERVSSGIEERWKEYWNGIMGLENFRIDRWLGTTGASGIQLHGFSDASSAAYGAVIYVRTENTNGTGKGRLLISKTRLAPLRTITIPRLELAAAELLSRLLVEVRNSMEWIDTPCFLWSDSSVVLHWIRKLPCDLKTYVANRVSSIQSNTQAKCWHYVNTKENPADLLSRGVQTSALADNKLWLEGPKWLQQPRTDWPETGLGKEWPETGLSTGWPDGGLSTDTSIEVKREFKVCIVVKLKPQLCIGLKKKGYNVPLFEYTDKLERLVNIVSYMIRFIDNWSKKPTFKIRVQRRKSKVQVPTLAERARAMAYLLRKSQEERYGKEITWLKKRKGLPEGSDLGPLNPLLDAQNILRVGGRLDRSSNSYEMNHPAIVPNGSRLAWLIVNHAHHNTKHGAVQIMMQFVREKYWIPKLRSELRGYLHKCVVCARYSCKLGQQLMSELPADRVQIGKPFVHCGVDYAGPFEIKMLDKKGEQITRSKCWVAIFVCLKTRAVHIDLVTDLTSLSFIACYERFIARRGRCERMYSDNGTTFVGTNNELKRAIDKWTGDATISHLNSKHTEWHFMTPAAPHQGGIYEAAVKSMKYHLKRVVGLKKLSYEQMSTLLTQIEAILNSRPIHPLSDDPSDVQALTPAHFLVGEPTILPIPFDVSDQPGTAGVRLWK
- the LOC129921204 gene encoding uncharacterized protein LOC129921204 — encoded protein: MATNRARSSANAIKSAKLFVQTEEFQSLTLYQAKLRLATLEGDWAKYQNLADDSLDVVSKKDLPKILGEIEAVRNDYFTAGAALQQKVQESIPSSSVQGSTLSEGDNRQIQVEVNMPFQQHDLNNTWGSFDGAYTKWIGFHDRFKAAIHDNPKVSPAFKFQYLKNSLVGRAARALGEWQLSEENYNEAWDRLNQVYNKRYLIGREHLRQIISLPEIRGRPSANTLQRMADATHEALRQLKALDLPVEHWDFFIVHLLCEKFDQETARQWELQRESEQPKLSTLLAFIDKQAAALCSVTVEQQARNASTSYKEERQRTAKVQDTKPAVSGRPQPLRKACEVCGSWHPIWECPEFASLSFRGKGDFIERRALCPNCLKHGHKENNCFMRGCARCPGAPKHNIFLCPMKEVLKPMLPLIRNEEEKAGTRGAMRKRGVYKAKNE